One Streptomyces dangxiongensis genomic window, CTGCCCGCCCACATGGTTCCCGACGCCTACGTCACGGTACCGGCGCTGCCGGTCACCTCCATCGGCAAGCTGGACCGCTCCGCGCTGCCCGCCCCGCCCGAACCCGGGGCGAGTGTCGGCGGGGTCGCGGAGACGGAGCTGACCGCGGCGCAGCTCCGCGTGGCCGGCGTGTGGTCGGCGGTGCTGGGCCACCCCGTGCACCAGCCGGACGCCGACCTGTTCGCGCTGGGCGGCCACAGCCTCACCGCGGCACGCATCGCCAAGGAGCTGGGCGTGGCGGTCAGTACGGTGTTCGCCCGCCCGACGGTGCGCCGGCTCGCGGAGGTCCTCCCGGACGGCGGGCCGGAGCCGACGGCGCCCCCCGGCCCGGCACCGGCCTCCGTCTCGGTCCCGGCCGGTGAGGGTGTCTTCCCGCTGTCCCGGGCCCAGCGCAGGGTCTGGCTGACCTCGCGCCGTACCCACGCGGACCGGTTCATCATCGCGGACCTCGTCCGCACGGGCCGCTCGCTCTCCCCCGACACCCTGCGCACGGCGCTCGCGGCCGTCGTCGAGCGCCAGGAGCTGCTGCGGGCGCAGGTGCTGCCCTCCGGGGCGACCGCCGGACTGACCGTGCTGGACCGGCTCCCCGGGGGCGTGCCGCTGCGCGTGACCGAGCTGCCGGAGGCCGATCCCGACGGTCCGGCCGTCCGCGAGGCCCTGCGCCGGGCCCGTGCCGTGACCTTCGACCTGGAGCGGGCACCGCTGTTCGAGGTGTGCCTCATCAAGGGCCCGGCCGGCGGTGACCTGCTCACGGTCGGCGCCCACCATCTGATCTACGACGGCGCCAGCGTGAACGTGCTGCTCGACGACCTGTTCGCCGCGTACGACGCGGTGGAGCGGCACGGCAGTGCCCGGCGGCCCGTGCCTGACTACCAGTACCGTGACTGGGCCGCCGAGGAAGAGGCCTGGCTCGGCTCGCAGGAGGCCGCGCGGCAGGAGGCGTTCTGGAGGGAGCGGCTGGCGGGGGTGCGGCCCGCCCCCGACCTGGTGGACGCCACACGCCGGGGCCGGCGCCGGGGACTCGCCGGACTCGCCCGTCGCACGCTCCCGGCCGCATCGGTCCAGGGCTCCCCGGGGACGCCGTACGCCGTCGTGGTGACCGCGTTCACCGCTCTGCTCCACCGGGCGACCGGGGCGACGGACCTGGTGCTGGGCTTCCCCGCGAGTCTGCGGCACAGCCCGGCCGCCGACGCGCTGGTCGGCTACTTCGCCAACGCGGTGCCGCTGCGCCTGGAGTTCGGGCCGCAGGACGGGCTGGGCGAGCTGCTGGAGCATGTGGGCACGCGGGTCGTGGAGGCGTACGAGCACGCCCGGCTGCCCTTCGACGCCCTGGTCGAGCGCCTCGGCATCGGTGCGCGGCCCGGTCGCAGCGTCCTGCTGGACCTGGGCGTCAGCTGGGAGAACGCGACCGTCAGCGGTCCGTCCTGGCAGGTCGAGGACGTCCTGGCCGACGAACTGCCCGCCGACAGCGACCTGTGGCTGTACGCGAGTGTCCGCGGCGACCTGCTGCACCTGGACCTCACCTACGACCGGGAGCTGGTGACGGAGGAGGAGGCGGCCGGCTTCGCGGACGATCTGGTGCGGCTGGTGTCCGCCGTGGTGAGCGAACCGCGGACGCCGGTGGGCGCGGCCCGCGGCCTGCCGGAAGAGGAGGAGGACGTATGGGGCGCGACGTCCTACGACTTCTGAGCTTTTGGCCCTTCCGGCCCGCCCGGGCGGCCGTGGGCCCGGCCGCCCGGTACGGGTGGCGGCCCGCCGAGGCGGGCCGCCGGCGTGACGGCCGGTCAGACCAGGGCCCGGCGGTGCGGCGCGAAGCGCCGTCCGCCGGCCCGGCGCAGGTCGGCGAGCACGTTGATGCGCCGCAGCCACCGGTCGGTGCCGTCGTAGCGCGCGGCGAACGGCCGCCGCCCGTGGACGGCCCGCTTGTTGTCCACGATGAGCAGCTCACCGGGGCCGACCACGACGTCCCGCAGCGCGGCGTCGATGGCCGCGGTCACCGCGTCGAGCGCCTCCAGCGCCTCACTGTCCAGGGACCGTGGCATGAAGGCCGGATCGATGCGGATGTAGGGAGCCTCGCGGTCGCCGGAGAGGACCGCCGTCCGGCGCGGCGCCGTCTGCTGGTCGGCGATGTCACGGAACGCCTCGGCGACCCAGCTCTCCTCGTCCAGGCCGGTGGTCCTGCTGTTGAAGGCGGCGGTGTGCGACTCGTCCGGCAGGATGACGAAGCGTTCCTGGAAGAGCACCTCCCGCACCCGGTCCTCCAGTTCGATGTCCTGGGCGGTGGCGAAGGTGGTCGGCACCCGGTCGTGGTTGCGGATTCCCGCCAGCAGGATCCAGTCGGCGCGCAGCGGGTGGAAGGCGTCCTCGTTGTGCCACTCCAGGGTGGTGGTGGAGCTGGAGCCGAGCTGTTCCGCCTCATGTCCCTTGATCGGGAACAGGTCGAGCACCAGACGGCCCCGCTGCTGGGTCACGAAGGAGACCGGGTCGCCGAGGAGCGAGCCGATCAGGAGCAGCAGGGCGGTGGCCCGTTCGGCCTCTTCGCTGACCGGTTCGTGGACGTAGTCGGTGGGGGTCGGCCCGGCCAGGGCCTCGGACACGGGCAGGTTGGCGAGGACGAGACCGCCGTAAGGACGGCCGGTGAGCCGGAAGTCGACGAGGTGGGACCGGATGCGCAGGGGTATCTCGTGTGCGAGGAGGGCGAGTTCGTCGAGTCGCCGGTCGAGCGGCTGTTCGTGACTGCCGTCCAGGGCCGCCTCCGCCAGGTCCCGCAGGGCGGTGTGCTCCGCGTCCGTCAGTTCCAGGCAGGGCATGCGGTCGTCGGCTCGCAGCGGGAGTTCCGCGACGGGAAATGCTCCTCTGATGTTCATGAGGTGTGCTTTCCTTTTCTGTGCTCAGGCTTTATTCGGGACAGACGGACCCTCATGAGAGATATCGGACACATAACGGTCCGGACGGGGGTAAACCTTTTCCGGCCTAAAATGCGGGGAAATTCGGGGTGCTCTGGATATCCTCGATCGACGTTCCGAGAACGCCACGGAGAGCCCCCTTCCCCCGATTCCGTCCACCGACTCCCAATCCCCGCGTCGCCGGAAAAGACTGGGTCGAAGCCTAGTCTCACCAGACACTTCGACCCAGCAACCCGCAATGTGAGCCGCGTCACTTCGCACCTCGTGCATTCCCCGCGACTCTGCGGATAACCAAACCACCGAAGCATCCCCGGGCATTCTCGCGCCCTGCGGGGTTACCGGTTCGATTTCCTGACGCGCATCTTCTCCCGTTCTTTCCAAGCCGAGGAGCCCCCGTTGTCGAAAGGCCCTGACCCTACCCCTGGACCGACGCACTCCTCACCCGGAACCACTGTTTCCGGCCACGCGGCGGAAAGAGACTCCGCGGCAGTGCGGGCGCACTGGCTCGCGATGCTCCAGGGCATCCGGCGGGAGCCCCTGCTGGAGCCGGGCGGCGCGACCGCGCCGGTACCGGAGGCGGCGTTCGTGCCGGCCGGTCCGGCCGCGGCGCTACGGCGCGTCGCGGGTGACGATCCGGTCGGCCTGCACCTGCTCCTGCTCGCCGCCACACGGCTGTGCCTGACCGCGTTCGGAGCGGCCGGGGACCTGGCCGT contains:
- the gntD gene encoding guanitoxin biosynthesis L-enduracididine beta-hydroxylase GntD, whose amino-acid sequence is MNIRGAFPVAELPLRADDRMPCLELTDAEHTALRDLAEAALDGSHEQPLDRRLDELALLAHEIPLRIRSHLVDFRLTGRPYGGLVLANLPVSEALAGPTPTDYVHEPVSEEAERATALLLLIGSLLGDPVSFVTQQRGRLVLDLFPIKGHEAEQLGSSSTTTLEWHNEDAFHPLRADWILLAGIRNHDRVPTTFATAQDIELEDRVREVLFQERFVILPDESHTAAFNSRTTGLDEESWVAEAFRDIADQQTAPRRTAVLSGDREAPYIRIDPAFMPRSLDSEALEALDAVTAAIDAALRDVVVGPGELLIVDNKRAVHGRRPFAARYDGTDRWLRRINVLADLRRAGGRRFAPHRRALV